From the uncultured Trichococcus sp. genome, one window contains:
- a CDS encoding DUF2254 domain-containing protein, producing the protein MLQAFRLTFEEKRMWMTLGGSVLFAFVLAIGVILIDTRLITALDYFPAFLLTSVNLAKSILSLLAGSLFSVATFTFATMLSVISFYSSNFSPRTVENFLLHKTSMQTLGIFLGGFIYCLSSLFFMRSSENEQLVISATVALVYALACVTYFIKFVYNVATSVQLEKLVNKVYKEADTIVDETIEYFQEKPVFDHLPQLETLHQYTLHADKNGYVEYINFERLVELSTEFEGITVLRFRVGEFLSVNEPLAIFYTNRKLEDEPRLQEVLNRSLTYETEPSTMFDPNFARKKLVEIALRAVSPGINDPNTAIHILHYKALLDAKFARLPGRFVLMGEEKTDFEEETLRYSGCVFYDFNNFSKDLYESYWQLIHYMKTDISGVVALFDSLLTVAYAAHPKKLSYIKDYSNYLSNLTSPNFTERLDRQNIEERQEHILGITCDEQK; encoded by the coding sequence GTGCTGCAGGCATTCCGATTGACTTTTGAAGAAAAGCGGATGTGGATGACTTTGGGCGGCAGTGTCCTCTTTGCGTTCGTGCTGGCGATCGGGGTCATTCTGATCGACACGCGGTTGATCACAGCGCTTGATTATTTTCCGGCCTTTTTGCTGACGAGCGTCAACTTGGCCAAATCCATACTGAGCCTGTTGGCGGGGTCGCTCTTCTCAGTGGCTACCTTCACGTTTGCTACGATGCTGTCCGTCATTTCCTTCTACTCCTCCAACTTCAGTCCGCGTACAGTCGAAAATTTTCTTTTGCACAAGACCTCCATGCAGACGTTGGGAATTTTTCTGGGGGGCTTCATTTACTGTCTTTCATCCTTATTCTTTATGCGCAGTTCGGAAAATGAACAGCTAGTCATTTCCGCGACGGTCGCCCTCGTCTATGCCCTAGCCTGTGTCACCTACTTCATAAAGTTCGTCTATAATGTTGCAACGTCTGTGCAATTGGAAAAACTGGTGAATAAAGTCTACAAAGAGGCGGATACAATAGTCGATGAGACAATCGAGTACTTTCAGGAGAAACCGGTATTTGACCATCTTCCCCAATTAGAGACTTTGCATCAATACACGCTCCATGCGGATAAAAATGGTTATGTAGAATATATCAACTTCGAGCGTTTGGTGGAGCTGAGCACAGAATTTGAGGGGATTACGGTATTGCGCTTCAGGGTGGGGGAATTTCTTTCCGTCAATGAACCGCTGGCCATTTTTTACACGAACCGAAAATTGGAGGATGAGCCGCGGCTGCAGGAAGTGCTGAACCGCAGCTTGACTTACGAAACGGAACCCTCCACGATGTTCGATCCGAATTTTGCCCGTAAAAAATTGGTGGAAATTGCGTTGCGGGCAGTTTCGCCGGGAATCAACGATCCGAATACGGCGATTCACATCCTGCATTACAAGGCTTTATTGGATGCCAAGTTTGCCCGTCTGCCGGGAAGATTTGTTTTGATGGGAGAAGAAAAGACGGACTTCGAAGAGGAAACATTGCGTTACAGCGGATGCGTATTCTATGATTTCAATAATTTCTCCAAAGACTTATATGAAAGCTATTGGCAGTTGATCCACTACATGAAGACGGATATTTCCGGAGTTGTGGCCCTGTTTGATTCGTTGCTGACGGTCGCTTATGCGGCTCATCCGAAGAAATTAAGCTACATAAAGGATTACAGCAATTATCTGTCCAATCTGACGAGTCCGAATTTCACGGAAAGATTGGACCGGCAAAATATCGAGGAACGGCAAGAGCATATTCTGGGGATCACCTGCGATGAACAAAAATAA
- a CDS encoding sodium:alanine symporter family protein codes for MMEIVKWLNDTIIWGIPMLILMLGTGLYLTVKTKAVIFIRFGTVMANTLATILRKPKEIEAGTITPFQAVCTALAGTVGTGNIVGVAVAISVGGPGAIFWMWISAILGMVTKYAETTLALAYREKNAKGEYVGGPMYYISKGLGWPKLAYLFCLLTAFSSIGGGNIVQANAVAGSLKDAVSIPALASGLLLALFVALVVVGGIKRIASVAEKVIPFMSLIYTGAAIFILIVQRSQIPSALATIFTDAFTGTAAVGGFTGASLMYAARIGVARGVFTNEAGLGSAPIAHSTANTDHPARQGCWGAFEVFFDTIIMCTITALVIIISGTWKDASIDGTEMSNRAFSAVIPGGEYIISVGIVLFAFATIIAWYYYSEKAIEYIAGQKAILVYRVFFIGSLVFGAVATVDAVWEISDLFNGLMAIPNLIALIGLIGPIVALTNDFFADPGTIRLKDQSYTALLQIKPHTLSGKNEK; via the coding sequence ATGATGGAAATCGTAAAATGGCTGAATGACACGATCATCTGGGGCATCCCCATGCTGATCCTGATGCTGGGGACCGGGCTCTATCTGACGGTCAAAACCAAAGCCGTCATCTTCATCCGCTTCGGGACGGTGATGGCCAACACGCTGGCGACGATTTTACGGAAGCCGAAGGAAATCGAAGCCGGCACGATCACCCCCTTCCAGGCGGTCTGCACGGCTCTGGCCGGCACGGTCGGTACCGGGAATATCGTCGGTGTGGCCGTTGCCATCAGCGTCGGTGGGCCAGGCGCCATCTTTTGGATGTGGATTTCCGCTATCCTCGGCATGGTCACAAAATATGCGGAAACAACCTTGGCGCTCGCTTACCGCGAGAAGAACGCAAAGGGTGAATATGTGGGCGGTCCTATGTATTACATCAGCAAAGGCCTTGGTTGGCCAAAGTTGGCCTATCTTTTCTGCCTATTGACGGCCTTTTCTTCGATCGGCGGCGGCAACATCGTCCAGGCGAACGCCGTAGCCGGCAGTCTGAAGGATGCCGTTTCCATCCCCGCTTTGGCAAGCGGACTGCTCTTGGCACTCTTTGTGGCCTTGGTCGTGGTGGGGGGCATCAAGCGGATCGCAAGCGTAGCGGAAAAAGTGATCCCCTTCATGTCGCTGATCTATACCGGCGCCGCCATCTTTATCCTGATTGTGCAGCGCAGCCAAATCCCCTCCGCCCTCGCTACGATTTTCACGGATGCCTTCACCGGCACGGCAGCTGTCGGTGGTTTTACGGGAGCTTCCTTGATGTATGCGGCCCGGATCGGTGTCGCCCGGGGAGTGTTCACGAATGAAGCGGGTCTCGGGAGCGCTCCGATTGCCCACTCCACCGCCAACACCGATCATCCGGCGCGCCAAGGCTGTTGGGGGGCTTTCGAAGTCTTCTTCGATACGATCATCATGTGCACCATCACCGCTTTGGTGATCATCATCAGCGGAACCTGGAAGGATGCCTCGATCGATGGCACGGAAATGTCCAATCGGGCATTCAGCGCAGTCATCCCGGGCGGGGAATACATCATTTCGGTCGGCATCGTCCTGTTCGCCTTCGCGACCATCATCGCCTGGTATTATTATTCTGAAAAAGCGATCGAATATATCGCCGGCCAAAAAGCCATCCTTGTCTATAGGGTCTTCTTCATCGGTTCCCTCGTCTTCGGAGCAGTCGCGACCGTGGATGCCGTCTGGGAGATTTCCGATCTGTTCAACGGTCTGATGGCCATCCCGAACCTGATCGCTTTGATTGGCCTGATTGGACCTATCGTCGCATTGACGAACGATTTCTTCGCCGATCCCGGAACGATCCGGCTGAAGGATCAATCCTATACCGCTCTCCTTCAAATCAAACCCCACACCCTTTCCGGCAAGAACGAGAAATGA